The genomic region AGTTATCCAGACCACCGCATCGTCCGCCTACTTATGGTCCCTCTATTCGAGCATGTCGCCACTAGCGAACAAGGCTTTGCGATCATTCTTTCTGATATTACCGAATCGCGCGAATCTACTGAAGAGCTCATCGAAAACGAGCGCGTAACGTCCATTATGAACTTGGCTGCTGGCGTCGCACACGAACTCGGCAACCCCCTAAACTCGCTCAACATTCATCTACAGCTGATGAAGCGGAAGATGGAAGCGGCCCAAACACCGGAAGACATCCAACGCCTCTCGAAATCCCTAGATGTCTGCCTTGGCGAAGTCGGACGCCTCGATGGCATTATTGAAAATTTCCTCGATGCCGTGCGCCCCCGCGAACCTGACTTCCAAGAACTCAGCCTGCTTTCTATATTAGAAGAAGTGCTCACCGTCCAAGAAGAGGAACTAGCGAACCTCAATTTAGAAATTAACATCCAGAGCGACGACCTGATGCCCCCGGTCTTGGCCGACAAGCAACAACTCTTTCAGGTATTCTTTAACATTATTAAAAATGCCGCCGAAGCCACTGAAGCGGGGGGCCAAATCGACATCCGCGCGAGCAAAGACGACACGCACGTCTTCATCCAATTTAAAGACACAGGCAGTGGCATCGAAGCCGGCGAGCTATCGAAAGTCTTCCAGCCCTACTACACCACCAAGTCGTCCGGCCATGGCATCGGCATGATGATCGTTCAACGCATCCTCCGCTCACATGGCGCAAAAATCGGTATCGACAGCAAACCTGGCGTCGGCACTGCCGTCACGCTCCAGTTCCTCCGCAAGGGTCCCCGGCGTAAATTGCTCCATGTCGACTCCGAAACTGTTCCTGAAGATCATAAGATCAGCTAACTTGATGCAGCCGATTCTTTTGCCTAAATGCTTTCTTATAAATATTTAGCCTATCTCCTTGAGTAATAGTCTCACCACTCCTTCACTCCGAGCTGGCAAGGAAGATCTATTTCCAAACTCGAATCGGTAATAACCCAGGACAACTTCTTATAATGGACATCCACGAATATCAGGCCAAACAACTTCTCGCCGACTTTGGAGTGCCCGTGCCAGCAGGGGCACCCGCTCAATCAGTCGACGATTTCGAATCAGCAATCGCTACCC from Opitutales bacterium harbors:
- a CDS encoding PAS domain S-box protein, producing MSRKQTTLDRILGHLDDLDNVNLTALVQRLARERRLLETVLHTIQDGILVIDTSGIIQYANEAAGQLIGFNPEDVGKAVLWKMVPDLARSLDFSVKGTLSATEEGQVISREIELSYPDHRIVRLLMVPLFEHVATSEQGFAIILSDITESRESTEELIENERVTSIMNLAAGVAHELGNPLNSLNIHLQLMKRKMEAAQTPEDIQRLSKSLDVCLGEVGRLDGIIENFLDAVRPREPDFQELSLLSILEEVLTVQEEELANLNLEINIQSDDLMPPVLADKQQLFQVFFNIIKNAAEATEAGGQIDIRASKDDTHVFIQFKDTGSGIEAGELSKVFQPYYTTKSSGHGIGMMIVQRILRSHGAKIGIDSKPGVGTAVTLQFLRKGPRRKLLHVDSETVPEDHKIS